In Anopheles gambiae chromosome 2, idAnoGambNW_F1_1, whole genome shotgun sequence, a single window of DNA contains:
- the LOC133391418 gene encoding uncharacterized protein LOC133391418 encodes MRKLSTSTVLLLVVLLVGGGSCDPQEGYFYPRPTPQCLPQVFTETVTDYATETLNHFFTDVNTVYLTDFITSTVVNPVLITSTEYAVSTVVVPQLEYVTETSTLVLQPSPVVQYVTETVFSTVFAQGDFSGAAVNTYLPPEPPAPVPVPVPNPLIVNNGLQIQQPPPPPPFIPPPQVSLPPVLEHPVTHQPFLPGGESFEGHRELGQLGNGFDGFGGVHSLPNVHALPPPPSFDEHEGYRYKRKLNEETAKKSASEAKVASKST; translated from the exons ATG agGAAACTGTCAACTTCGAcggtgttgctgttggtggtgctaCTAGTCGGCGGTGGATCGTGTGACCCACAGGAAGGATACTTTTATCCCCGACCAACGCCACAATGCTTGCCGCAGGTTTTTACCGAAACCGTAACGGACTATGCTACCGAAACGTTAAACCACTTCTTCACCGATGTCAACACGGTGTACTTGACGGACTTCATAACCTCCACCGTGGTGAACCCGGTGCTTATCACCTCCACCGAGTATGCCGTCTCGACCGTGGTTGTGCCGCAGCTGGAGTATGTGACCGAGACGAGCACACTGGTACTGCAGCCCAGTCCCGTCGTCCAGTACGTGACGGAAACCGTCTTCTCCACGGTATTTGCCCAAGGCGATTTTAGTGGTGCCGCTGTCAACACTTATCTGCCACCGGAACCGCCGGCACCCGTACCCGTGCCCGTTCCGAACCCGTTGATCGTCAACAATGGTCTGCAGATTCAGCAACCTCCCCCACCACCCCCATTCATTCCACCCCCACAGGTGTCGCTTCCGCCTGTGCTGGAGCATCCCGTCACGCATCAGCCCTTCCTGCCGGGCGGGGAAAGTTTCGAAGGACACCGCGAGCTCGGTCAACTGGGCAATGGGTTCGATGGATTCGGTGGAGTTCATTCGCTACCGAACGTTCACgcactgccgccaccgccgtcgtTCGACGAGCATGAGGGTTATCGCTACAAGCGCAAGCTGAACGAAGAGACGGCAAAGAAGTCGGCCTCCGAAGCGAAGGTTGCGTCAAAGTCGACGTGA